A genomic window from Macaca mulatta isolate MMU2019108-1 chromosome 19, T2T-MMU8v2.0, whole genome shotgun sequence includes:
- the MBD3L1 gene encoding methyl-CpG-binding domain protein 3-like 1 encodes MGKSSQKKQRDCVNQCKSKPGLNTSIPLRMSNYTFKRPVTRITPHPGNEVRYHQWEESLEKPQQVCWQKRLQGLQAYSSAGELLSALDLANTLQKLVPSYTGGSLLGDLAGGLEHSCPMPHLACSSDVVEIIPREGVGISQLLCQQFLVTEEDIRKQEWKVKTVRERLAIALIADGLANEAEKVRGQEGCPEKSYEKKRR; translated from the coding sequence ATGGGCAAGAGTTCACAGAAGAAGCAACGTGACTGTGTAAACCAATGCAAATCAAAGCCTGGCTTGAACACCTCAATCCCTCTGAGAATGTCCAATTACACATTCAAGAGGCCAGTTACGAGAATTACACCCCATCCTGGCAATGAGGTCAGATACCATCAATGGGAGGAGAGCTTGGAGAAGCCTCAGCAGGTGTGCTGGCAGAAGAGACTGCAAGGACTGCAGGCTTACAGCAGCGCAGGGGAACTTTTAAGTGCTTTGGATCTTGCCAATACTTTGCAAAAACTAGTCCCTAGTTACACAGGTGGATCTCTGCTGGGGGATCTTGCCGGTGGTCTGGAGCACTCCTGCCCCATGCCCCACCTTGCCTGCTCTTCAGATGTGGTGGAGATAATTCCCAGAGAGGGAGTGGGTATCTCGCAGCTCCTCTGCCAACAATTTCTGGTCACCGAGGAAGATATCAGGAAACAGGAATGGAAAGTGAAGACAGTAAGAGAGCGACTCGCAATAGCATTGATTGCGGATGGACTCGCTAATGAGGCGGAGAAAGTGAGAGGCCAAGAAGGCTGTCCTGAAAAAAgctatgaaaaaaagagaagatag